The nucleotide sequence atgaaataacacatatggaatcaatcatgtagtaaccaaaaaaaaggttaaacaaatcaaaatatattttatatttgagattcttcaaagtagccaccctttgccttaatgacagctttgcacacacttggcgtTCTCTGGAACACTAGAGGCAAAGCAAATTAACATTGTCTTcaagacaaaataaataaaacaattggGACAAAATGTAACTGTGATCTCTGGTTAAAGAACGAGCTTTGACGTTCGGGTACTCGATTACTCATGCCCATCCCTGCTTTGATGAATAGTCTATATAGCCTATAGATCAGATCAAGGAGCCAAGCGACAACACTGCCCCCACTGCGGAAGGAATGATACAGCGTGTCTTCATTTTCAGGTAGTAAAAAAGTAAGTAAAAAGCCGGAGCCTATTACAAAGATACGCCCCTTTTGTGATGAAAAATTACATTGCAACACTCCGAATCGTACGTCTGCGTAGAGCTTGTAGTAAGCTTAAGTGGTTAGCATTTTGCAATCAAGCTCCTCTTGTTAACAGAagagaatcccctcctggatcaagaggcttgctgtctaatatttgtttgagtagcatttttgagttacttgtataactgtatgagctgggatgtctgtACTCCAAATAGTTTGTGTGAAAGGTTTGCATGTTAGCATTTAGCTAGCATTTGctatgggattttacatgtacttgttagcattgaTAACCTTCTGATTGCCGTTGTGTGTTTTAGTGCCGGTATTACGGTATGGCACAAAGTCGGTATGGGGGGGTTATACTTgcctaacatatggaattgttttaagatggtcataccatggatcatttagctatttgatttagaatttaaggaccctgtaggtataaaaaatacatatatttacaaatgatttgataaaatatagaatttgcccatagaaacacatgaaatgacacattcataaatggcaaaacagaCAGTCAAAAAATGTATCCAAAGGAATAagattttgaagtgtctgtcttatatcaatgagatataagaaagctcagatttatttaaaaaaaaaaaaaaattaacccATTCATTTTTTTTACCTGTCTGGCAccagtgggacggtagcgtcccacctgaccaacatccagtgaaagtgcagggcgccaaattcaaacaacagaaatctcataataaaaattcctcaaacatacaagtattatacaccattttaaagataaacttcttgttaatccagccacagtgtctgatttcaaaagggctttacggcaaaagcacaccatgcgattatgttaggtcagcgcctagccacagaaaaccatacagccattttccaatcaaggagaggtgtcacaaaagtcagaaatagcgttaaaattaatcacttacctttgattatcttcatctgatggcactcctagatctccatgttagacaataaatgtttgttttgttcgataaagttcatctttatgtccaaatacctcctttttgttcgcacgtttagtccagtaatccaaatgcacaaggcgcaggcactaagtccagacgaaaagtcaaaaaagttccattacagtttgtagaaacatgtcaaacgatgtatagaatcaatctttaggatgtttttatcataaatcttcaataatattccaaccggacaattcctttgtctttagaaatgaaagggaacggAGCTCGCGCGTGACCAAACTCAAGGCTTTCAGCCAGACCACTGGTTCAAACAGCTCGTATTCGCTCCTCTTTCacaatagaagcctgaaacaacgttctaaagactattgacatctagtggaagccttagctaagtgcaatatgaccccatttacactgtatattggaaaggcaatcacttgaaaaactacaaacctcagatttcccacttcctggttggatttttctcgggttttcgcctgccatatgagttctgttatactcacagacatcattcaaacagttttagaaacttcagagtgttttctatccaaatctactaacaatatgcatatcctagcctctgggcctgagtagcaggcagtttactctgggcacgcttttcatccggacgtgataatactgccccctaccccaaagaagttaactgatACCTGGTTACCTTCAGAagagtcctgtgacacttgtgggggtcgtagaacAAAACAGAGAACAGCATCAGTGGTGATTAAAAAGTGAGTATacgcaatgcccactgaaaagAATAGTGGGTATACAGCGTATAGCCCCTACTACACCACTGGGCTAAAGTCTTCCACTCAGGGACCAGACGCGAACCTGATGAAATGACTAAGTGAAGCAATGTccttctctatgtctctctatgtctatgATGCATTTTTAACCCCAGAGTAAATAGGTGTTGTCTTTCTGGCGGGTTAAGAATGTGTTGCTATGCACAGAGGCCTTCACCCCCTCTGATACCCTGCGTCATTCACTCATTGAGAGTGAATTCATTTTTGATTCCCATGAGTTGCTTGCTAGGCACTGAATGAATGCCTCGTAACAGTGCTCTGTGAGGGACTGGGGGGCCCAGAAGTACTGGTAGGTATCCAAGGATGTCGTAGGCGTACTGGTGTGTTAAATTATCCAGGTCCTGCAGGAGATGGAGCCCTCGGCTGTCCTTACTCAAGCCTCTGGTATTCTGCTAATCTGAGTGGGCGTATATGAGTCAGTggtcattgtgtgtctgtgtgtatccatcCTTAATCTTTTCAGCAGTTCCTCTATTTGTTCCTTTCTTTGTTGTATACTCTACAGTCTACATTCACTCCCCCAGAATCTAGCTGCCATTTTTGGATCCCCTTTCCACCCCTCCTCCCGTTCCTGTCCTTTCTGCCCCCCACATTCTCTCACTCCTCCACCAAGATTCCAACTGTCCCCTACCACTCTGCTCACTAAGTATCATGCTCATGTTTTTCATGCATGTGTTTTCCATAGGGAGTCGACAGGTCCCTTAAGCACAATTACATTGTCACATTGACAGTTAGGCCCGGGGCCTACATTGTTATAACAAAATTGTTACATTGCTGTAATAACACAACATGGAGAAATAACAAACTGAATCTGCACACAGTTTACCAAATGCTGAGTACAGCTAGGGAAGGACTTACTTTATATATCACATTGACTGGTCCCTATGGTCAGAGTGGTTTTCTGGACTGTGGAGTGCAGCTCTACAACCACTCATTAGCCTGTAGTTCTCATAGTTTAACCTCTTCAAGAGGTTTTTAAGAGGGCACATTACTTGTGAGTGATCCATCAAGGCCAGAGGATGTAGGCTAATCCCAGGATAGAAACTTATAACATTCACTCTGTTGACGCGATCATAAGTAAAATATTTAATATTACTCAAGGTCAAATAAAGCAAGAGTCAAGGGTGATGATAAATTAatatactgtaggctacttgCTTTGAGCTGTCACTCACTCCTATGATTTGATACAAGAGTTGTTTGACATGTCCAAATGTGGTCCCTGAGTTTCCTTGCCCTTTAGTGGCTCTGTTCTGAGTAATTTGTAGTTCCTCTCTCAAAAAAAGAGGAAACCAAAAAAGGAACTGAGATTTTCCCAAACTCAAAAAGGAGGCCGACCTTATCCATGCTATAAGTTAAAACCTCACAATTCTCACATGTAATCCTCATGGGTCATTCTGAAGGGAAAACAGCAGGGGCTAAAGGTTGGGAGTTCAACACACCATAACTAAAAATCATATATTATAGATTATACAGACAGAGGGGATTGATAGCAGCATCATTGATTTATGGGAGCACATAACTTTGGTTATATGTAGAACAGAACCATGGTGTTCCTGTTGACATGATTGATGCGACTACTCTGGCCTGATGGGATCAAGTGGCTTATTCATGCATCATCGTTTGCTTGGTATTTGACCCTGAGTGTGTTTTAAGAGCATAACCCTGAACCCTGACCCCTTTCTGCAGCCCCAACGCAGCACAATGAGAGGCTTAAAGTGTGGCCAAAGAGTATAACATAGTCTAGTAAATAACTAACACGTGGCCCCTTACTTTGGGGAATTAGATCTTCAAGGTTTGTTGTTTTGGGTCCCAAATTAACATTTGAAGAGTTAGATGGGTTAGATTTGGACACTGTTGAGTGCGCTTTTTAATAATGTGCTCTAATTTTCCCATTATTTAGGGAGAGTGAAAATGGTACAGAAAGATACTGAGCATGAGCGAGAGACAGTGCAGAAAGAGCAAGCCAGCCCTGCTGCTGCAgggaaaagagggaggggggatgtGGGGAAGTGAGATGGATTTCCCGTAAATCACCATCCACCAATCACAGCTCCTACCCAGGTTGGCAGTGGGCCAGTGGGATCAAGCGACACCAAGCAACCGAGATACACAGCAAGATTACAGagtgaagtagagagagagagagagagagagagttgaacgAGACCTATAATACAGAGAGTGAGTTATCATTTGTAAGGATAGGGGTATATACTAGCAGAATATTTGACTTTAGTTTAGTGAAAAACGGATAACCAGAAGAGACTGCAGACCTGCAATTCGGACCTGCCTCTGTCGGTAGGTCTATGTTTCCTTCCTCAGTGTCTATTTTTCCGTCCAGTTCTTTGTCAAAGGGCCTGTTCTTACTTCCACCCCACTTGATTTCAGTTGGGGTGTGGTGCTGTGTTTTGGAGGAGGGGTACGTGTGCGGATCTCTCGCTTTAGCAGGAAGTGATGATCAGTGAATGAGAAAGCTGGTGTGCCTGGTCAGAGTCTGGGTTAGACAAAGTGTGTgaaggaggggacagagagatagacaggaaAGTGGAGagtaagaataacaataacgaggctaaatacagggggcaccggtactgagtcagtgtgcgggggtacaggctagttgaggtaatctgtacatgtaggtgggggtgaagtgactatgcatagataacaaacaaacagcaagTAGTAGCAGTATacaaaaggagggggggggggggttcaatgtaaattgtcctgaggcgattttattaattgttcagcagcgTAGTTGAGTATTTGCTTAGCATTTACCCCGGTAGTCAACCTGAGCTTGGCGTGTCATAAAGGGAACAGGGCACCTGTCTAAGGGAAGATCAAAAGTGAGGGGGAAAGATAAACTCCTGTGAAGTGCTGGCACACTGATGCAACATGCAGCAACCCTAGCTCTGCAGCTCTAAGCTTACAGTGTTCACTAAGCAGGCCTAGGTCCAAAGCCTCTCTGGCATTTCTCTACTGAATTAAACATGCTCAGATCAGAGGGGTTTTCATTTGAAAGACATACTCCATGCTTGATGCTTGTTAACTGAAAATAAATACAGGAATACAGCATACACCTATATACTGTTGTTGTACAAACATAAATTATGCCATGTTTGACCAGTCTAGCTCATTGCATCTTATCCCAGCAGTTTTCATGTGTATTTTATTTTGCACAGAGGCTGTCAGAGAGTCAACTTAAGGTGTAAATCTTGGCAGGTGTTGTGCAACATTGTTTTGTGCTGCTCGACCAATATTGCGCCCTTCAACACACACTCCTTCTATTCTGTGGAACTGAGGCAGGCCTGTTCCTTGAACATGCCATGTAGCAGTCTTCACAACACAACTACTTCCTGGTGTTAACTACACAGTTGTAACTGTCAAAACAAGGCCGTGATCGAGTTTCCTGTCTCATTCGCTCACCGCAAAACATGAAGTTTCAGCAGAGAAGGAGTTGCGATCAAGTTTCTGTGTCAAGCATACACTTCCTCCATGTTGAGAAAGTGatatgtttcaaatcaaatcaaatgtattggtcacaaaaaaaatatttgctTTCGAACTTTGGAATGAGGCGCAATACAAGGCAGAGATAAACAATTACTAGATCGACTTGTTTCACCGCCACACAAAGCCGGCCATTGTTCCGTTTCTTAGCAGGTTCAAAGTTCAGTTGACATGAGGGAGGCTCTTTCCAGAAGTGAATAAGCTATACTGGGGTTTTTGATTACCCACTCAATGTCCCTGCAATCACAAGCTCTGCTCCGCTCTCTGCTAATGGACAGGTGTGAGGATCGCTTAGATCAGCAAGTTGGTTGTTGTGGAGATGTGCTTCAAATGAAGTGCTGTACACTGAGCTGTTCAGGGACGGACCGTTTTGAATAGTCCAACCAACAGCGAAGTTAGTAAACAGGATAAAACCATGTTTTATTCTgaattgacatcattttctgtttCCTTCTCCAGCAGGTGAGATGGCGGTGAGGCGAAGGATCTTTAACTCGACCAGACCGTTCTCAGGGTCACCCCAAATAGAGCTGAAGGGGTCTTACGCAAGCCTCCCCAGCCCAGAAGACAGGACGAGTGacgaggaggggaaggagagcaAAGGGGACTTCATGCCTTGTTTAAAACCCAGAATAATTAAAGTCCTAACGAAGGGCACAGCAGAACAAGTGGGTGAAGCAGGTCCACTGAACTATCAGAAGAACTCGTTCATAGCCCAGGCTGAATGTGAGTATACTAAGGACGGGCGATACTAGTTTTGATAGGGTTAattgcagagagacagagaatggcACCAAGCTAACACCTGCTGTCTGTGCTTCCCCAGGTGAAACCCAAGACTCTCAGCAGTTCAGCCCTTCCTGCTCCGAACGCTCCTTTGTCGCGTCCCCCAACTGCTTAATCAACCGGTATGACCTCACTTATCCCTCCATAACACACTCCATCATTATCTCCTTACAACTCTCTCAATATTTTGGTTTCTTCTTTAGCTACAAAGCATTAGCTTTAAACCACTAATGTCTTCTTACAGTTTTCGGTTTTTGTGACAGTACTGTATTCACACAGGCATTGCTGTTGTGTCTTCCACAGGGACTCATCAGAGCACAACAATGTGGCGTGTTCCACCGCAGCCTCCAACCATGACAAACCAGGCTCCCCGGCCCACTGCTCACCCAGGAAGAAGCCAAGGAAGAAAcagaagaggaaggaggagaaagaggagcagagggagacagggaagcAGAGACAGAGACGTAGAGTACCTTCTGGTGTCCCTGAGCAGGAGACCCAGACTGGCAGTTCTCCTCAACTGATCCAGACCCAGGTAAGATGAGCACTCTCCCTGTAACATCCTACCGTCAGACACAAAATGGATGACGTTGAACTCTAGTTGAACTTGAAGTGCCTTTCTTGTGATTCATAGTCTGTAGTATGAACCGTAGATGGTCTCATATAGTGTTTGAGCTTCTATCAGCAAACATCCTAGCACAAACATTAGCTTTCCAACCGGTAGGAAGTGATTCAGAGAACTCTTGACTGTCTGAGACAAAGCTTCCTTTCAGGTGTCCATAGTCTTGAAGCCTCACCCACACagatatgtgtctgtgtcagtaTCATTACCTGGAGGTGAAAGCTCTTTCCTGGCAGACAGTCACCTTTAATCACCTGGTGGTTGGTTTGTCTTTTTCCCCTTTAGCAGGACGCTTCAGAGCACCAAAGTAACATCAGCACTTCATACAGTAGCAGTATCCCGAGTTTAGAGGCGCATGACACAAGATGCCCCCCTTACCCCCTCCAGGACTGCAACAGGGGCCCCAGCCATTCCCACCTCTACTGGGGCCCCCAGGTGTTTAGCCCCCCCTCCAACCTCTCCACCTATGGGCAGGAGAGTGACTCAGACTCTCCTCTCAGCAGTGTGGGAGACTGTTCATTGGCCCTAGCAGGGCTCAGGGGCAGTGTCAGTCAGGAAGACCGATGCTATGCAGGTCCCTTCTGCAAAGACTTCTGCAAAGACGTGGAAAGGGATgtcagggagaaggagggagaagtcTCAGAGACTGACACCAACGAGGGCCTGATCTTCAATGAGGTAACTTTCCAGACTGCAGTAGTTGTCGATAAATGCGGTTGTTTACTTGTGGCTTTTTCTGATTCCTCCTTATTAACTCAGCCAATTGTTCTCTCACATTTCCTATTAGAATATTCAGCCTGTGAATTATGAGTACAGGGAGGGGAAGGACTACAGCCTCTGCAAGTCTATCAACACAGGGTCATACGGGGAAGTGCACAGTGTGCAAGACAACAGAACACACTTCAGATTTGGCGCCAAAAAGGTACAACAGCACTTACACTCTCTGTGTATACGTTATCTGTGTGTTATCTCTCACTATTGATAACTATTGaactctcttctccctctccttcctcccagaTTCTCCTGAAGAGTTTTAGTAGTGAGGAAGTGGGTACGTGGAGTGCCCTGAAGTCTCCTCGCGTGGTGGAACTCTTCGGAGTGATCAGAGAGGGGCCCTACGTTGTCCTCTTCATGGACCTCAAAGCTGGTGAgctatacactatactgtaccTCGATCTCAGGCAGTGACCTAGACGCTAGTTATGTGCTGgccagctgtttgttcacccgcacccacccgcaattgctaataacccatccgcaaccaccagactatatgtgataaagtgacaATCTGAGGCCTGCACCTGACCCTAACCCGCTATAATATAGAAAAatgctgtaggctacagtcaaaGACGGTAGAATAATTTTTTTGACATGGGGTGCAGATTTTCTCCTGATTTTAGATATGTTTCAGCTTATAATTTCCGACATTTTGGTAgactatttgttagtcaacttatCTAttattagatacatgcagcttctgttctgtcattatatgttgccctcAAAGACTAAATTAACCCCTGCTCACCAGATTGTCATAAATCAATAGAATGAATGCTTTaatctagttgacatcggtaaagttTTTCTCTGTCATCTTCTTTCGTGGAGCAAAAACGTTTAGGGACCAAAAAATAATTAAAGGAGAACGATTTTCCCTGCTAaatttccaaatgacatcagtttgaccggttgtaaGGAAGTAGAAAGCTGAGAAAacaacccaacatgtttctgataagatttcagtttggcttggatgcatattttacgtggttgaaatactatcagcttttatgatgctgataaagatagatACCATCTGTAGAGGTACTAACTGAGTatttgcattctctcaagatgctgatagaaagaaatcatatttctccactcctgttcctgagtcagaatgtagcctacatttggtgtatcatttcACTGCAAGAAATCCTTAATtttgcaggagttaatattaaggctatgtgagaggttatagacctacagtcagtgtccagatttccgTTTCCACTAAACCCATcggaacagtaggctacagttcccttgaacTTCCCTATTTGTCTTCCCTATTTGTCTTGTGACTGAATTTGAATAGctcctcacaatcatcacacttttaccacttcaccaaatatTTTCCCAACATGACTTTTCTGGCCCTCCTTTCTCTTTATCTTCAACATTTCAAAGCTTTCCTCTTGTTGAATTCAAATCTGTGGATTGACGTAAACTTTTTGTCCCGTTTCCAAAAGCATGTGGTTATTGGCATGTAGGCTATTTGGCGCGTGTACAGTTAGACTCCTAGGTTTATGCACTAATGCCAGGTAGCCTAAAATAATTAAAGAacaacctcaatgtagcctatagatataaattgcgcaggaattatacatttatggattttttaaaggcattgtttctctttattcaacctgcccgctacccacccgcccttcatccacacaatatttaatgaccctaaacccgtccgggttatgagtcaaccagGGCATCACTACTAGACACCTCTGTTGGAGTTTCTCGAAGGATGCCTCAGATCACCGCTATGATtttgaggtgattttccatcaccCACTGACCCCTCCTGCCCTCTTCTCTATTATCTGCTTCTAGGCTCTGTGGGTCAGCTTATTAAAGAGAGGGGTCGGCTACCTGAGGACCTGGCCCTACACTACCACTGTCAGGTCCTGGAGGCGCTGGAGCACCTGCTGAAGAGACGAGTGCTGCACCTGGACATAAAGGGTAGGCCGAGACATGAGATAATGAAAATGGCTGACTTATGAACAAAACTACAGCAGAGGGTTCATAAAACACACGGTAACTGAATGCCTGGGCACATACACTGACTCTTACTAGGCATTTTAAAACTAGGTTTGATTATGGCAGCTATTAAAACAGTAATTACAAGACttgtcaaattaaatcaaatgtatttatatagcccttcttacatcagctgatatctcaaagtgctgtacagaaacccagcctaaaaccccaaacaggaagcaatgcagatgtagaagaacGGTGACTAggagaaactccctagaaaggccaaaaccagtctatgaggggtggccagtcctcttctggctgtgccgggtggagattataacagaacatggccaagatgttcaaatgttcataaatgaccagcatggtcaaataataataatcacagtagttgtcgagggtgcaacaagtcagcacctcaggagtaaatgtcagttggcttttcatagccgatcattgagagtatctctaccgctcctgctgtctctagagagttgaaaacagcaggtctgggacaggtagcacgtccggtgaacaggtcagggttccatagccgcaggcagttGACATGTAAAGAGGAATAGAAGAAGCAGACGTTCAGGATATTCATATTTTGATTCATATTTTGCCTTGGTGAGAGTAAGTTGTTTCTCGGCTGTTTTTGCAGTTGTTATGTGGAACACAAGAGTCGCAGATCGTGTCTTGATCTCCCGCACCTGTGTTGTGAAACCAGAGCATCACAGGCTGAGAACGCGCCAAGCCGGGAATTTCCCACAGCGTGACTCACCGCTGCTCTTTAGAGGGCGCATGCGCTCGccagccagagagagggagagacagaactagaggaagagagagagagacagagcaaagGATAGACAGTTGGAACCACATGGCTCAGTGCTCAGATGCCACCTGGTGTCAGATATGCCACACCACAGGCACAGATACAACGGGGAGGTTTTGCCAAGTCACCTGCTGCCTGTCTATTATGCTATAAGCCCCAGATTCATTCCTTCCCCAACAGCTGTTTCTTAATAGCCAACATGACTTGGATTTGACTCTCTTTTCCCCCTGGTTACCAGAACCTTGCCCCGGCTGCATAGCTACAGTGCTGCTAAATTTGGCTGTCTCATCCCAGAATTATAGAACAACAATATCCAAATCCAGTATATAGCCACAgattaacgtgtgtgtgtgtgtgtgtgtgtgtgtgtgtgtgtgtgtgtgtgtgtgtgtgtgtgtgtgtgtgtgtgtgtgtgtgtgtgtgtgtgtgtgtgtgtgtgtgtgtgtgtgtgtgtgtgtgtgtgtgtgtgtgtgttgcagcggACAATGTGTTGCTGTCAGAGGATGGGAGGGACACTTTTCTGTGTGACTTTGGACACTCGGAGAGAACGGACATCGGTGGACAGAGCCTAAGTGCATCCCAAGGAGGTAGCAAAATATGAACTCAAGCCCCCACTAGACAAAAAAGAGGGATACACCAAAAACAATAAAGTGTTTGACCTGGTTGTCATGTCTGAATGTAtactctgtgtatgtgtgtggaagCAGATCTGAAGGggacagagacacacatggcCCCGGAGATTGTGAAAGGGGAAACCCGCCGCGGAGCCAAAGCAGACGTGTGGAGCAGCTGCTGCATGTTACTGCACATGCTCAATGGCTGCCAGCCCTGGACACGATACTACTCCCGCCCACTGTACTTCAAGGTATCATTCAACACAACACCACCCTGTCTTCATACTTGACGTGTGACACATATGTAGCTTTTGACGTTTCAAAAAAAAAATCGTAGCCAATATTAGGCCTCTGATTGGATTGAATCTTCGTGTCGTGGATTGATTGTTCATGTGGCTATGGTTACAGATAGCCAATGAACCACCGCCTCTGAGGGAGATCCCGCCCGATTGCAGTCAATTCACTGCTGATGTCATAAAGGTGGGACTACAGAAGGAGCCAACCAAGAGGGCCTCCGCCTCGGAGCTCAAGGGAAGAGCAGCCAGAGCTCTGAGAGAAGGTGAGGGTGTAGCACCGCCACTGTTCTTAGATCAGTTCTTAGATGTTAAAAACTGTGGCTGTTAACCATGTTCATGTGAATACTGGCTAACAAACCTACTGCTTTTAGATCAGTCCTTATAACTGACTAAAAACCCTACTGTGTGTCTTTAGTGGGAGGACTCAGCAGCCCCATCAGAGGGTCCTATAAGGAGCCTCTACAGATAGATGACAGCCCCAGCCAGTCTAGCCAGCCCTGGCCTCCCTTTAGCAGAGACACCTGCTCTGAGGAGAGCCCTGAGCTATGGCTGGAATCCATGAACCCAGGGAGCAGGGAGCTGAAcaatgatgaggaggaggaaggcagTGAGGCAGACACAGAGGAGACAGCCTCACCTCCAGACTCACCTCGCTCTCTACTGACACAACTCCATGAATGGCGAAATCCCAAGATGGCCGACGTCACCTCCAACGTATCGGAGCTTGAACTGCGCAAACTGGAGAGAGGTAAGGGTTGTTGCAACATTCTGTGTGTttgctgtctgtcagtctgtgtaTCTAAGTTCATTTTACTTGATGTATATCTGTGTGAGTCTATATCAACTCAAGTCAACT is from Salvelinus namaycush isolate Seneca chromosome 41, SaNama_1.0, whole genome shotgun sequence and encodes:
- the LOC120034417 gene encoding mitogen-activated protein kinase kinase kinase 14-like isoform X1 — encoded protein: MAVRRRIFNSTRPFSGSPQIELKGSYASLPSPEDRTSDEEGKESKGDFMPCLKPRIIKVLTKGTAEQVGEAGPLNYQKNSFIAQAECETQDSQQFSPSCSERSFVASPNCLINRDSSEHNNVACSTAASNHDKPGSPAHCSPRKKPRKKQKRKEEKEEQRETGKQRQRRRVPSGVPEQETQTGSSPQLIQTQQDASEHQSNISTSYSSSIPSLEAHDTRCPPYPLQDCNRGPSHSHLYWGPQVFSPPSNLSTYGQESDSDSPLSSVGDCSLALAGLRGSVSQEDRCYAGPFCKDFCKDVERDVREKEGEVSETDTNEGLIFNENIQPVNYEYREGKDYSLCKSINTGSYGEVHSVQDNRTHFRFGAKKILLKSFSSEEVGTWSALKSPRVVELFGVIREGPYVVLFMDLKAGSVGQLIKERGRLPEDLALHYHCQVLEALEHLLKRRVLHLDIKADNVLLSEDGRDTFLCDFGHSERTDIGGQSLSASQGDLKGTETHMAPEIVKGETRRGAKADVWSSCCMLLHMLNGCQPWTRYYSRPLYFKIANEPPPLREIPPDCSQFTADVIKVGLQKEPTKRASASELKGRAARALREVGGLSSPIRGSYKEPLQIDDSPSQSSQPWPPFSRDTCSEESPELWLESMNPGSRELNNDEEEEGSEADTEETASPPDSPRSLLTQLHEWRNPKMADVTSNVSELELRKLEREFYLTSLSQLHSAETQEQLLSCLSSSDCYSNRDLWDRKDSGRWSISQGDDLSSGVFSYNSQPDGQILSMDWLVHQSHLSPPRCFEGVDVCITDVNGQSIRVREKRRVKVGHIATGISDQISERVFTMETQEQEPVAHDEEVQDSGLLLCCVPAPDYCQAWRWRVKEGVLETRD